Proteins from one Gallus gallus isolate bGalGal1 chromosome 17, bGalGal1.mat.broiler.GRCg7b, whole genome shotgun sequence genomic window:
- the LOC107050152 gene encoding ATPase SWSAP1 gives MAAALERALGPAGPEADASVPEAPLLVLGPAGSGRTALLLRAALAGGGDGPRALFLAPSAPSRLPEGGGGDPRALQRLELRYPPTLAALAQELGAMAARARPPGLLLLDGLEHYIQGGPSAPARLAALLLEASRAPRPPARLLAALRVPPPGPRVLPVLRRYFPAECRLRPLPGVPLRVNVRLVLPGSVPRGWRLRFEPHGGLNVTPGPGDGDGDEDEDGDGSGDEG, from the exons ATGGCGGCAGCGCTGGAACGGGCGCTGGGCCCGGCTGGGCCGGAAGCGGACGCGTCCGTGCCGGAGGCGCCGCTGTTGGTGCTCGGCCCGGCGGGCTCGGGCCGCACGGCGCTGCTGCTGCGGGCGGCGTTGGCAGGAGGAGGGGACGGGCCCCGCGCTCTCTTCTTAGCGCCCAGCGCTCCCTCCCGACTCCCAGAGGGCGGCGGCGGTGACCCGAGGGCGCTGCAG CGCCTGGAGCTCCGCTACCCCCCCACCCTGGCAGCCCTGGCCCAGGAGTTGGGGGCAATGGCGGCCCGAGCCCGGCCCCCcggcttgctgctgctggacgGGCTGGAGCACTACATCCAGGGGGGGCCCAGCGCCCCCGCCCGCCTGGCcgccctgctgctggaggcctCCCGCGCCCCCCGACCCCCGGCCCGGCTCCTGGCTGCCCTCCGTGTGCCCCCCCCCGGGCCCCGTGTGCTGCCCGTCCTGCGCCGTTACTTCCCGGCTGAGTGCCGTCTGAGACCCCTCCCCGGGGTCCCACTGCGGGTGAACGTCCGCCTCGTCCTGCCCGGATCGGTGCCGCGGGGATGGAGGCTGCGCTTCGAGCCCCACGGGGGGCTGAACGTCACCCCCGGGCCTGGGGACGGCGATGGGGACGAGGATGAGGACGGAGATGGCAGTGGGGATGAAGGCTGA
- the LOC124417279 gene encoding keratin-associated protein 4-3-like: MARGLVQPCAPGWATSAAHTCPRVSSAHLCIPVPPRATSCNSEHPCTSPCILVPPHASILVHPRASNLVHPLASLCRPLHPRASVRVHRCAPSASSTCIPTHPRASSCNPGHPRAPFCTLTMSHHASLCIHPHASCNAVHARAPPCILVQPRASLCDAVQHCATSCMHPHATLCILVQPRAPSCNTVHPRAMLCNAVHPRAFSCNTVQHCAPSCMHPRATPCILVRCCATRCILVQPRASSCNTVQHCATSCMHPHATPCILVQPRASSCDTVHPRATLCNTVHPRASRACILVHRRASSCTPLASRSPPVHPSL, from the coding sequence ATGGCACGCGGCCTCGTGCAACCGTGTGCACCGGGCTGGGCGACTTCGGCTGCCCACACGTGTCCCCGTGTGTCCTCTGCACACTTGTGCATCCCCGTGCCTCCCCGTGCAACCTCGTGCAACTCTGAGCATCCTTGCACATCCCCGTGCATCCTCGTGCCGCCTCATGCATCCATCCTCGTGCATCCCCGTGCATCCAATCTTGTGCACCCCCTTGCATCCTTGTGCCGCCCTCTGCACCCTCGTGCGTCCGTCCGCGTGCACCGTTGTGCACCAAGTGCATCCTCCACGTGCATCCCCACGCACCCTCGTGCATCCTCGTGTAACCCCGGGCACCCTCGTGCACCATTTTGCACCCTGACCATGAGCCACCATGCGTCACTGTGCATCCATCCTCATGCATCGTGCAATGCTGTGCACGCGCGTGCACCCCCGTGCATCCTTGTGCAACCCCGTGCATCCTTGTGTGATGCTGTGCAACACTGTGCAACCTCGTGCATGCACCCTCATGCAACACTGTGCATCCTCGTGCAACCCCGTGCTCCCTCGTGCAACACCGTGCATCCTCGTGCGATGCTGTGCAACGCTGTGCATCCTCGTGCATTCTCGTGCAACACTGTGCAACACTGTGCACCCTCGTGCATGCATCCTCGTGCAACACCGTGCATCCTCGTGCGATGCTGTGCAACCCGGTGCATCCTCGTGCAACCCCGTGCATCCTCGTGCAACACTGTGCAACACTGTGCAACCTCGTGCATGCACCCTCATGCAACACCGTGCATCCTTGTGCAACCCCGTGCATCCTCGTGCGACACCGTGCATCCTCGTGCGACGCTGTGCAACACTGTGCACCCTCGTGCATCCCGTGCATGCATCCTCGTGCACCGCCGTGCATCCTCGTGCACCCCTCTTGCATCCCGCAGCCCCCCCGTGCATCCATCCCTGTGA
- the LOC425607 gene encoding LOW QUALITY PROTEIN: procollagen galactosyltransferase 1 isoform X1 (The sequence of the model RefSeq protein was modified relative to this genomic sequence to represent the inferred CDS: deleted 1 base in 1 codon), translating to MAAGRCRALPLLLLAALGRAAAYFPEERWRPESPLRAPRVTVAIIARNAAHALPAVLGGLERLRHPKERTALWVAVDHSEDNTTALLREWLVRVQGLYHRVEWRPMEEPRSYPDEEGPKHWSSSRYEHVMKLRQAALQSARDMWADYLLFVDADNVLTNPDTLGLLMAENKTVVAPMLDSRAAYSNFWCGMTAQGYYKRTPAYLPIRKRERRGCFAVPMVHSTFLLDLRKEASRLLTFYPPHPDYTWPFDDIIVFASSCKQAEVQMFVCNKEVYGFLPVPLRSHSTLQDETESFMHVLLEIMVKNPPAEPSRYLSVPPKSPDKMGFDEVFMINLKRRADRRERMLRTLHEQEIACKVVEAVDGKAMNSSEVEALGIKMLPGYKDPYHGRPLTKGELGCFLSHYRVWEEIVERGLGKSVVFEDDLRFEIFFKRRLMNLMYDLEEEGLGWDLIYIGRKRMQVEQPERSVPHVRNLVEADYSYWTLAYVVSLQGARKLLAAQPLSKMLPVDEFLPIMFNKHPVSDYMKHFKTRNLLAFSVEPLLVYPTHYTGDDGYISDTETSVVWDNEKIKTDWDRAKSQKMKEQQELRREAKNSDVLQSPLDSTARDEL from the exons ATGGCGGCGGGGCGGTGCCGggcgctgccgctgctgctgtTGGCGGCGTTGGGCCGCGCGGCCGCCTATTTCCCCGAGGAGCGTTGGAGGCCCGAATCGCCGCTCCGCGCCCCACGCGTGACCGTGGCGATCATCGCCAGGAATGCGGCCCACGCGCTGCCTGCGGTGCTCGGGGGGTTGGAGAGGTTGAGGCACCCCAAGGAGAGAACGGCGCTGTG GGTGGCAGTGGACCACAGCGAGGACAACACGACGGCGCTGCTGCGCGAGTGGCTGGTGAGGGTGCAGGGGCTGTACCACCGCGTGGAGTGGAGACCCATGGAGGAGCCACG CTCCTACCCCGACGAGGAGGGCCCCAAGCACTGGTCCAGCTCCCGCTATGAGCACGTGATGAAGCTGAGGCAGGCGGCCCTGCAGTCGGCGCGGGACATGTGGGCTGATTACCTGCTG TTCGTGGATGCTGACAACGTCCTGACGAACCCCGACACGTTGGGGCTGCTGATGGCCGAGAACAAAACGGTGGTGGCCCCCATGCTGGACTCCCGCGCTGCCTACTCCAACTTCTGGTGTGGGATGACGGCTCAG GGCTACTACAAGCGCACCCCCGCCTACCTGCCCATCCGTAAGCGGGAGCGGCGGGGCTGCTTTGCTGTGCCCATGGTGCACTCCACCTTCCTGCTGGACCTGAGGAAGGAGGCATCCCGGCTGCTCACCTTctac cccccccaccccgactACACGTGGCCCTTCGACGACATCATCGTCTTCGCCTCCTCCTGCAAGCAGGCAG AGGTGCAGATGTTTGTGTGCAACAAGGAGGTGTACGGTTTCCTCCCGGTGCCGCTGCGCTCGCACAGCACGCTGCAGGATGAGACGGAGAGCTTCATGCACGTCCTGCTGGAGATCATGG tgaaGAACCCCCCAGCAGAGCCCTCGCGGTACCTCTCCGTCCCACCCAAAAGCCCCGACAAGATGGGCTTCGATGAG GTCTTCATGATCAACCTGAAGCGCCGGGCCGACCGCAGGGAGCGCATGCTGCGCACGCTGCACGAGCAGGAGATCGCCTGCAAGGTGGTGGAGGCGGTGGATGGGAA GGCCATGAACAGCAGCGAGGTGGAAGCGCTGGGCATTAAGATGCTGCCGGGCTACAAGGATCCGTACCACGGCCGGCCGCTCACCAAgggggagctgggctgcttCCTCAGCCACTACCGGGTGTGGGAGGAG ATCGTCGAGAGAGGGCTGGGGAAGTCGGTGGTGTTTGAGGACGATCTGCGCTTCGAGATCTTCTTCAAGCGGCGCCTGATGAACCTGATGTACGATTTAGAAGAGGAGGGTTTGGGCTGGGATCTGAT TTACATCGGGAGGAAGAGGATGCAGGTGGAGCAGCCTGAGAGGTCGGTGCCGCACGTGAGGAATTTGGTGGAGGCTGATTACTCCTACTGGACTTTGGCCTACGTGGTTTCGCTGCAGGGAGCCCGCAAGCTGCTGGCGGCTCAGCCGCTGTCCAAAATGCTGCCCGTCGATGAATTCCTCCCCATCATGTTCAACAAACATCCCGT CTCCGACTACATGAAGCACTTCAAGACCCGCAACCTGCTGGCCTTTTCGGTGGAGCCGCTGCTGGTTTATCCCACTCACTACACCGGCGACGACGGCTACATCAGCGACACGGAGACGTCTGTGGTGTGGGACAACGAGAAGATCAAGACGGACTGGGATCGCGCCAAGTCCCAGAAGAtgaaagagcagcaggagctgcgcCGGGAGGCCAAAAACTCGGACGTGCTGCAGTCCCCCCTCGACAGCACCGCCCGCGATGAGCTATGA
- the LOC121107060 gene encoding uncharacterized protein LOC121107060, whose protein sequence is MLGSLLLLGSPLLLLGAPLLLGSPLLLFGSPLLLGSPLLLLGSFLLLGSPLLLLGAPLLLGSPLLLGSPLLLLGSFLLLGSPLLLLGAPLLLGFPLLLGSPLLLGSLLLLGAPLMLGSSLLLGSFLLLGSLLPLGSPLLLLGSPLMLGSLLLLGSPLLLLGAPLLLGSPLLLFGSPLLLGSLLLLGSLLLLGAPLMLGSSLLLGSFLLLGSLLLLGSPLLLGSPLLLGSPLLLLGSPLMLGSLLLLGSPLLLLGSPLLLGSPLLLLGAPLLLESPLLLLGSPLLLGSLLLLGSLLLLGSPLLLGSPLLLGSPLLLRSPLLLLGAPLMLGSILLLLGSVLLLLGSILLLLGSVLLLLGSVLLLLGSVLLLGRGGLSWR, encoded by the coding sequence ATGTTGGggtctctgctgcttttggggtctcctctgctgctgttgggggCTCCACTGTTGTTGgggtctcctctgctgctgttcgggtctcctctgctgttggggtctcctctgctgctgttggggtcTTTTCTGCTATTGGggtctcctcttctgctgttggGGGCTCCACTGCTGTTGGGGTCTCCTCTGCTGTTGgggtctcctctgctgctgttggggtcTTTTCTGCTATTGGggtctcctcttctgctgttggGGGCTCCACTGCTGTTGGGGTTTCCACTGCTGTTGGGGTCTCCTCTGCTGTTGgggtctctgctgctgttgggggCTCCACTGATGTTGGGGTCTTCACTGCTGTTGGGGTCTTTTCTGCTGTTGGGGTCTCTGCTGCCGTTGgggtctcctctgctgctgttggggtcTCCACTGATGTTGGggtctctgctgcttttggggtctcctctgctgctgttgggggCTCCACTGTTGTTGgggtctcctctgctgctgttcgGGTCTCCACTGCTGTTGgggtctctgctgctgttggggtctctgctgctgttgggggCTCCACTGATGTTGGGGTCTTCACTGCTGTTGGGGTCTTTTCTGCTGTTGgggtctctgctgctgttggggtctcctctgctgttggggtctcctctgctgttggggtctcctctgctgctgttggggtcTCCACTGATGTTGGggtctctgctgcttttggggtctcctctgctgctgttggggtcTCCTCTGCTGTTGGggtctcctcttctgctgttggGGGCTCCACTGTTGTTGGagtctcctctgctgctgttggggtcTCCTCTGTTGTTGGGGTCTCTTCTGCTGTTGGggtctctgctgcttttggggTCTCCTCTGTTGTTGGGGTCTCCTCTGTTGTTGGGGTCTCCTCTGCTGTTGAggtctcctctgctgcttttggggGCTCCACTGATGTTGGGGtccattctgctgctgttggggtccgttctgctgctgttggggtccattctgctgctgttggggtccgttctgctgctgctggggtccgttctgctgctgctggggtcCGTTCTGCTGCTGGGACGCGGCGGTCTCTCTTGGAGATGA